Proteins from a genomic interval of Amycolatopsis sp. cg13:
- a CDS encoding FGGY-family carbohydrate kinase: MNEQVSVGIDVATAGVRAFAVRGGSVLATVSASLPAPVRAGGGRSEQDPSAWWPAVCSVLNEVTAALPGRGAEVSAVAIAATSGTIVGVDASGEPVTPALMYDDRRGADYNAKAVELGASRWRKLGSGVSPTAALGRIAWLAEHTEAVAVRHTPEMIAAKLTGHPVAADWSHALKSGYDPLAEEWPSEVFAGLGVPDGMLPPVVAPTTVLGEVSAPTAGLPAGCLVVAGMTDGCAGQLAAGAVEPGRFVGILGTTYVLKGVTESLVPDPTGVMYSHRHPDGWWLPGGASNTGGESVSDSTRLAELDAAAAARGPAEVVTFPLRRKGERFPFAHGDAEGFVLGTPTDEVELHRARLEGVAFLERLALDHLRRLGVPVREPLLAAGGGSKSPLWTQIRATVSGLGLQVAPQAETGYGAALLAAAGCTPGGLSVVCKEMPVGSLVEPDPRESAALLASYQRFCRELRDRGWIDEELFTVAAG; encoded by the coding sequence GTGAACGAGCAGGTCTCGGTCGGCATCGACGTCGCCACCGCGGGGGTTCGCGCCTTCGCGGTGCGCGGCGGCTCGGTCCTCGCCACCGTATCGGCGTCGCTGCCGGCGCCGGTGCGCGCGGGCGGGGGCCGCAGCGAACAGGATCCGTCGGCGTGGTGGCCCGCGGTCTGTTCGGTGCTGAACGAGGTCACTGCCGCTTTGCCCGGACGCGGCGCGGAAGTCTCGGCGGTGGCGATCGCGGCGACGTCCGGGACGATCGTCGGAGTCGATGCCTCAGGCGAACCGGTGACGCCCGCGTTGATGTACGACGACCGGCGCGGCGCGGACTACAACGCGAAAGCCGTGGAACTCGGTGCCAGCCGGTGGCGGAAACTGGGTTCAGGAGTCTCGCCGACCGCGGCACTCGGCCGGATCGCGTGGCTGGCCGAACATACCGAGGCGGTGGCCGTCCGGCACACGCCGGAGATGATCGCGGCGAAACTGACCGGACATCCGGTCGCGGCGGATTGGTCGCACGCGCTCAAAAGCGGCTACGACCCGCTGGCTGAGGAATGGCCGTCCGAGGTTTTCGCCGGATTAGGCGTGCCGGACGGAATGCTGCCGCCGGTGGTCGCGCCGACCACCGTGCTCGGCGAGGTCTCGGCGCCGACGGCCGGGTTGCCCGCCGGATGTCTCGTGGTGGCAGGCATGACGGACGGATGCGCGGGGCAGCTGGCCGCAGGCGCGGTCGAGCCGGGACGGTTCGTAGGAATTCTTGGAACCACTTATGTCCTGAAGGGTGTCACAGAATCATTGGTGCCGGACCCCACCGGAGTCATGTACAGCCATCGGCATCCAGACGGATGGTGGTTGCCAGGCGGCGCGTCGAACACCGGCGGTGAGTCCGTTTCGGACAGTACCCGGCTAGCCGAGCTGGATGCCGCCGCCGCGGCTCGCGGACCGGCCGAGGTGGTGACGTTCCCGCTGCGACGCAAGGGAGAACGTTTCCCCTTCGCACACGGCGACGCGGAAGGCTTCGTCCTAGGAACTCCGACCGACGAGGTCGAGCTGCACCGGGCTCGGCTGGAAGGAGTCGCTTTCCTGGAACGACTAGCACTGGATCACCTGCGACGACTGGGTGTCCCGGTCCGCGAACCGCTCCTCGCGGCGGGCGGCGGCAGCAAGAGTCCTTTGTGGACTCAGATCCGGGCTACGGTGAGCGGGCTTGGACTGCAAGTGGCACCGCAGGCAGAAACGGGCTACGGCGCGGCACTCCTTGCGGCGGCCGGATGCACGCCGGGCGGCCTGAGCGTGGTGTGCAAGGAGATGCCGGTGGGGTCGCTCGTCGAGCCGGATCCCCGTGAGAGCGCGGCGTTGTTGGCTTCGTACCAACGGTTTTGCCGGGAGTTGCGGGACCGCGGCTGGATTGACGAGGAACTGTTCACGGTGGCGGCGGGGTGA
- a CDS encoding MFS transporter: protein MNESATAELPKSGFGRLLTKWGLPAPLFLGYVGLLLFMIGDGVESGFIAPYMADNGAGTEIKASYVITVYGIAVMLASWLSGALSELWGPRRVMIIGLVIWLVFDALFLTLGLAGGNYAAMLICYGIRGFGYPMFAFGFLVWITAVAPVARLGAAVGWFYFAFTGGLPTLGALVASFTNPLFGHYGTLWVAVVLLGIGGLVAVLGVRQRTGYRRLAPPDVKPVQSLVSSVSIAWKKPRVGVGMIVRVINTAPEFGMLVFFPTIFISQIGFGESRWLLLVSVIYGTNIFFNLIFGVLSDRIGWRTTIFWFGAIGCAISILLLYFVPVAMGAQYYWLALIVGALYGATLAGFVPISALLPSLAPEHKGGAMALLNLGAGAAAFVGPAIVSLFLGPAGAAGVVIIFAALYLVAAVLVRFLKLPEETEKALATDGSLQDVEERVSTA from the coding sequence ATGAACGAGTCGGCAACAGCGGAGTTGCCCAAGTCGGGCTTCGGGCGCTTGCTCACGAAATGGGGGCTGCCCGCGCCCCTGTTCCTCGGGTATGTCGGTCTGCTCCTGTTCATGATCGGCGACGGAGTGGAGTCCGGCTTCATCGCGCCGTACATGGCGGACAACGGCGCGGGCACGGAAATCAAAGCGTCGTACGTGATCACCGTGTACGGCATCGCCGTGATGCTGGCGTCGTGGCTTTCGGGCGCGCTGTCCGAACTGTGGGGGCCGCGGCGGGTGATGATCATCGGCCTGGTCATCTGGCTGGTATTCGACGCGCTGTTCCTGACGCTCGGCCTCGCCGGCGGAAACTACGCGGCGATGCTGATCTGCTACGGGATCCGCGGATTCGGCTATCCGATGTTCGCGTTCGGCTTCCTGGTGTGGATCACCGCGGTGGCTCCGGTCGCGCGGCTCGGCGCGGCAGTCGGCTGGTTCTACTTCGCCTTCACCGGCGGCCTCCCCACGCTCGGCGCGCTCGTCGCGAGCTTCACCAACCCGCTGTTCGGCCACTACGGCACGCTGTGGGTGGCGGTCGTGCTGCTCGGCATCGGCGGACTCGTGGCGGTGCTCGGAGTCCGGCAGCGCACCGGATACCGCAGGCTCGCGCCGCCTGACGTGAAACCGGTGCAGAGCCTGGTTTCCAGTGTGTCGATCGCGTGGAAGAAACCGCGGGTCGGAGTCGGCATGATCGTGCGGGTCATCAACACCGCGCCCGAATTCGGCATGCTGGTGTTCTTCCCGACGATCTTCATCTCCCAGATCGGGTTCGGGGAGAGCCGCTGGCTGCTGCTGGTGTCGGTGATCTACGGGACGAACATCTTCTTCAACCTGATCTTCGGCGTGCTGAGCGACCGGATCGGCTGGCGCACCACAATTTTCTGGTTCGGCGCGATCGGCTGCGCGATCTCGATCCTGTTGCTGTACTTCGTGCCGGTCGCGATGGGCGCGCAGTATTACTGGCTCGCGCTGATCGTCGGCGCGCTCTACGGCGCGACGCTCGCCGGGTTCGTGCCGATCTCCGCACTGCTGCCGTCGCTGGCCCCGGAGCACAAGGGGGGCGCGATGGCTCTGCTGAACCTCGGCGCGGGTGCGGCGGCGTTCGTCGGGCCGGCGATCGTGTCGCTGTTCCTCGGGCCGGCCGGTGCCGCCGGGGTGGTCATCATCTTCGCCGCGCTGTACCTGGTGGCTGCGGTGCTGGTGCGATTCCTGAAACTGCCTGAGGAAACCGAGAAAGCGCTCGCGACCGACGGCAGCCTGCAGGACGTCGAAGAAAGGGTCAGCACGGCGTGA
- a CDS encoding DeoR/GlpR family DNA-binding transcription regulator, which produces MSSEKPAAHPRENRQQRLTEHVFQQGSATIGELVDLLGVSMMTVHRDIDELSRRGLVRKYRGGVSAMPSTVFESNAEYRMNAHVDAKRLIAMHAVEQVEPGMSVLLDDSTSALALARLLVDVTPLTVATNYLAAIDVLKNVHELRLICIGGDYSPTHDSFLGMQSIESIERLSVDIAFVSTSAMSTSMSFHQEPEIVMIKRAMLASARHKVLLMDHSKMKRTALHRLAPLDDYDLLIVDEEADPHYVDELRSRVEVQVAEHPDN; this is translated from the coding sequence ATGTCGAGCGAAAAGCCTGCCGCGCACCCCCGCGAGAACCGTCAGCAGAGGCTGACCGAGCACGTGTTCCAGCAGGGTTCGGCGACCATCGGCGAGCTCGTCGACCTGCTGGGCGTCAGCATGATGACGGTGCACCGGGACATCGACGAGCTGTCGCGGCGCGGCCTGGTCCGGAAGTACCGCGGCGGGGTCTCGGCGATGCCGTCGACGGTGTTCGAGAGCAACGCCGAATACCGGATGAACGCGCACGTCGACGCGAAACGGCTGATCGCGATGCACGCGGTGGAGCAGGTCGAGCCCGGCATGTCGGTGCTGCTCGACGATTCCACGAGCGCGCTCGCGCTGGCCAGGCTGCTGGTCGACGTGACGCCGCTGACCGTGGCCACGAACTACCTCGCGGCGATCGACGTCCTCAAGAACGTGCACGAGCTGCGGCTGATCTGCATCGGCGGCGACTACTCGCCCACCCACGACTCGTTCCTCGGCATGCAGAGCATCGAGTCGATCGAGCGGCTCTCGGTCGACATCGCGTTCGTGTCGACCTCGGCGATGAGCACGTCGATGAGCTTCCACCAGGAGCCCGAGATCGTGATGATCAAGCGGGCCATGCTGGCCAGCGCCCGGCACAAGGTGCTGCTGATGGACCACAGCAAGATGAAGCGCACGGCCCTGCACCGGCTCGCCCCGCTGGACGACTACGACCTGCTGATCGTGGACGAGGAGGCCGATCCGCACTACGTCGACGAGCTGCGCAGCCGGGTCGAGGTGCAGGTCGCCGAACATCCCGACAACTGA
- a CDS encoding histidine phosphatase family protein, protein MGARLLLARHGQTEWHAENRYAGTSEVALTEEGIRQADALAAYARRVKPDGLFCSPQRRARRTIEPAAEALELVPEIVPGLRETYFGIAEGRTRDEVRQTDPEAVERFLADPIAGAFPGADDPAEAAERGARAIRAIAAATSGTALVVAHNTLLRLTLCQLLGIPLSRYRSVFPRLDNAAVTELEVSGDRTALVRFNLPVEPR, encoded by the coding sequence GTGGGCGCACGGCTGCTGCTGGCCAGGCACGGGCAGACCGAATGGCACGCGGAGAACCGCTACGCGGGCACCAGCGAGGTGGCGCTGACCGAGGAGGGGATCCGCCAGGCCGACGCGCTGGCCGCGTACGCCCGCCGGGTGAAACCGGACGGGTTGTTCTGCTCGCCGCAACGACGCGCCCGGCGCACGATCGAACCGGCGGCCGAGGCGCTTGAACTGGTCCCGGAAATCGTCCCCGGCCTGCGGGAAACCTACTTCGGAATCGCCGAGGGCCGCACCCGCGACGAGGTGCGCCAGACTGACCCGGAGGCGGTCGAACGCTTTCTCGCCGACCCGATCGCCGGGGCGTTCCCCGGTGCCGACGATCCGGCCGAAGCGGCCGAGCGCGGCGCGCGCGCGATCCGCGCGATTGCCGCCGCGACCAGCGGAACCGCACTGGTCGTCGCGCACAACACGCTGCTGCGGCTCACGCTCTGCCAGCTGCTCGGCATCCCGTTGTCCCGCTACCGCAGCGTGTTTCCGCGCCTGGACAACGCGGCCGTCACCGAACTGGAGGTGAGCGGTGACCGAACTGCCCTGGTGCGCTTCAACCTCCCAGTGGAACCGCGATAA
- a CDS encoding HAD family phosphatase, with the protein MTLDAVVFDLDGVLVESEHLWEENWVAFAARHQVEWTAEDTAQVQGMSAPEWAGYLARRCGVPDQADEVERAVVDGMIASIDAGEAPLLPGAGAMVREVSERVPVALASSAARRVIDAVLEKHQLTGEFTATVSSAEVARGKPNPDVYLEAAARLGKSGSECLGVEDSSNGIRAAAAAGLTVIALPNPTYPPKPDALELASAVAASNDDVRLKLLAYLAGEPVAAKD; encoded by the coding sequence ATGACGCTCGACGCGGTGGTGTTCGACCTCGACGGTGTCCTGGTGGAAAGTGAACACCTCTGGGAGGAGAACTGGGTCGCTTTCGCCGCTCGCCACCAGGTCGAGTGGACGGCGGAAGACACGGCCCAGGTACAAGGCATGAGCGCGCCCGAATGGGCCGGCTATCTCGCGCGCCGGTGCGGGGTGCCGGACCAGGCGGACGAGGTGGAACGCGCGGTGGTCGACGGCATGATCGCCTCGATCGACGCGGGCGAAGCGCCGTTGCTGCCCGGCGCGGGCGCGATGGTCCGAGAGGTCAGCGAGCGGGTCCCGGTCGCGCTCGCGTCCTCGGCCGCCCGCCGGGTGATCGACGCGGTGCTGGAAAAGCACCAGCTCACCGGCGAGTTCACCGCCACGGTGTCCAGCGCCGAGGTCGCGCGGGGCAAGCCGAATCCGGACGTGTACCTGGAGGCGGCGGCCCGGCTCGGCAAATCGGGAAGCGAATGCCTCGGGGTCGAGGACTCCAGCAACGGCATCCGGGCGGCGGCCGCGGCCGGGCTCACCGTGATCGCGCTGCCCAACCCGACGTACCCGCCGAAGCCGGACGCGCTGGAGCTGGCCAGCGCGGTGGCCGCGAGCAATGACGACGTCCGACTGAAGCTCCTGGCCTATCTGGCTGGCGAGCCGGTGGCTGCGAAGGACTGA
- a CDS encoding dihydroxyacetone kinase family protein has translation MTTLGSPDTFKRQWLDGFVTAYGRTVQKVPDAYGVVRREAPASPKVAVVIGGGCGHYPAFAGLVGPGLADGAVVGDVFTSPSAEQVYRTARAADNGAGVLFGFGNYQGDVLHFGLAARRLAAEGIPSRTILVTDDIASGPATEPERRRGVAGDFLVFKIAGAAAERGYSLEAVHEVAAKANARTRTFGVAFGGCTLPGADAPLFTVADQEMELGLGIHGEPGVRTVGRLSAAELADELVDGLLPELPEGDGRVVVLVNGLGRTKYEEMFVTYTRVHERLAQAGLSPVHSEVGEFVTSLDMAGVSLSILVLDDELAELYAAPCDTPGYRTSGAELATVELESTVDELLTEEAPGASVVDRVLTAALRSIEENEAELGRLDAVAADGDHGLGMTRGMRAAVAAARREPDTVSGALLAAGTAFADAAGGASGALYGVLLAETGAGLSGVAAEDITTAMLADAVDGAVRAFCELGKAEPGDKTMLDAIEPFRATLREQTGSEVVQAWRKAAGAAVVAARETAHLRPTKGRAARLAQRSEGHSDPGAVSFSLLVTAVGEELERSAD, from the coding sequence ATGACCACCTTGGGTTCCCCGGACACGTTCAAGCGGCAGTGGCTGGACGGGTTCGTCACCGCGTACGGCCGCACGGTGCAGAAGGTGCCGGATGCCTACGGCGTCGTTCGCCGCGAGGCTCCGGCGAGCCCGAAGGTCGCGGTCGTGATCGGCGGCGGTTGCGGGCACTACCCGGCGTTCGCCGGTCTCGTCGGCCCTGGCCTTGCGGACGGCGCGGTGGTCGGAGACGTGTTCACGAGCCCGAGCGCCGAGCAGGTCTACCGCACGGCGCGGGCGGCGGACAACGGCGCTGGCGTCCTCTTCGGGTTCGGCAATTACCAAGGCGACGTGCTCCACTTCGGACTCGCCGCCCGCAGGCTGGCGGCGGAGGGCATCCCGAGCCGCACCATCCTGGTCACCGACGACATCGCGAGCGGCCCGGCGACCGAACCGGAGCGCCGCCGGGGCGTGGCAGGCGATTTCCTCGTCTTCAAGATCGCGGGCGCGGCAGCGGAGCGCGGTTACAGTCTTGAGGCAGTGCACGAGGTCGCGGCGAAGGCGAACGCTCGCACGCGGACGTTCGGCGTCGCGTTCGGCGGCTGCACGCTGCCCGGTGCGGACGCGCCCCTGTTCACCGTCGCGGACCAGGAAATGGAGCTGGGCCTCGGAATTCACGGCGAACCGGGTGTGCGCACGGTGGGCCGGTTGTCCGCGGCGGAGCTGGCGGACGAACTGGTCGACGGCCTCCTGCCCGAGCTTCCCGAGGGTGACGGCCGGGTGGTCGTGCTGGTGAACGGGCTCGGCCGCACCAAATACGAGGAAATGTTCGTCACCTACACCCGCGTGCACGAACGGCTCGCCCAGGCCGGGCTCAGCCCCGTGCACTCCGAGGTCGGGGAGTTCGTCACGTCGCTCGACATGGCCGGGGTTTCGCTGTCGATCCTGGTGCTGGACGACGAATTGGCCGAGCTGTACGCCGCGCCGTGCGACACCCCGGGCTATCGCACCAGCGGTGCCGAACTGGCCACGGTCGAGCTTGAGTCCACAGTGGACGAATTGCTGACCGAGGAGGCTCCGGGGGCCAGCGTGGTCGACCGGGTTCTCACCGCGGCTTTGCGCAGCATCGAGGAGAACGAAGCCGAACTGGGCAGGCTCGACGCGGTGGCCGCGGACGGAGACCACGGGCTCGGCATGACTCGCGGAATGCGTGCCGCTGTCGCAGCCGCTCGGCGTGAACCGGACACGGTTTCCGGTGCGCTGCTGGCCGCCGGGACAGCGTTCGCCGATGCGGCTGGCGGTGCCTCGGGTGCGTTGTACGGCGTGCTGCTGGCGGAAACCGGAGCCGGTCTGAGCGGCGTGGCCGCCGAGGACATCACCACGGCGATGCTCGCCGACGCGGTCGACGGTGCGGTTCGGGCGTTCTGCGAGCTGGGTAAGGCCGAACCGGGCGACAAGACGATGCTCGACGCGATCGAGCCGTTCCGGGCCACGCTGCGAGAGCAGACGGGCTCGGAAGTAGTTCAGGCATGGCGGAAAGCCGCTGGAGCGGCTGTCGTAGCCGCGCGGGAGACCGCGCACTTGCGTCCGACAAAGGGACGCGCCGCGCGGCTCGCGCAACGGAGCGAGGGTCATTCGGACCCGGGTGCGGTGTCGTTCTCGCTGCTGGTCACGGCTGTCGGCGAGGAGCTGGAAAGGAGCGCTGACTGA
- a CDS encoding ribose-5-phosphate isomerase, protein MRIVVAADNAGVELKNQLRDLLQADERVTEVTDLGVPDAADDRAYPLLGLAAAEAIARGEADRGVLVCGTGIGMAISANKVPGVRATVAHDSYSAERSIKSNDCQVITFGARAIGPEVAKKIVAEWVGYRFDPASASATKVAHITEYENAH, encoded by the coding sequence ATGCGCATCGTGGTGGCGGCGGACAACGCCGGGGTCGAACTGAAGAATCAGCTGCGCGACCTGCTGCAGGCCGACGAACGGGTCACCGAGGTGACCGACCTCGGCGTGCCGGACGCGGCGGACGACCGGGCGTACCCGTTGCTGGGGCTGGCCGCGGCGGAAGCGATCGCCCGCGGCGAAGCAGACCGCGGCGTCCTCGTGTGCGGCACCGGCATCGGCATGGCGATCTCGGCGAACAAGGTTCCCGGCGTGCGGGCGACGGTCGCGCACGATTCGTACTCCGCCGAGCGGTCGATCAAATCGAACGACTGCCAGGTGATCACCTTCGGGGCCCGCGCGATCGGCCCTGAGGTGGCGAAGAAGATCGTGGCCGAATGGGTCGGATACCGCTTCGACCCTGCGTCGGCCAGCGCGACCAAGGTCGCGCACATCACCGAATACGAGAACGCCCACTGA
- a CDS encoding 2-hydroxyacid dehydrogenase yields the protein MHILAAGDHFVSPGLLAGAVRAELGGGDHEVAELTLPWPVEPFGPVGNVLEASGTEDQVIEALAGAEAVVTQMAPFTKKVFAAAPELKLVSVCRGGPVNVDLTAATEAGVAVTYAPGRNAGAAAEFAVGMILAAMRRISTSSAELLAGTWRGDYYAYDQAGLELGGTTVGLVGYGAIGSRVTKVLVAFGANVLVTDPYADRAAVEADGAQLVELDELLRQSRVVSLHARLTEETRHLINASKLDLLPEGAVLVNTARGGLLDYAPLPEALRSGRLGALALDVYDVEPPPADWALRDAPNVIATPHLAGASRQTAERAAAIVAAEVGRYARGEQLANLANPEVLERRP from the coding sequence TTGCACATTCTCGCTGCGGGAGACCACTTCGTCAGCCCCGGCCTGCTGGCCGGAGCCGTCCGCGCGGAACTCGGCGGCGGTGACCACGAGGTCGCCGAGCTGACGCTGCCGTGGCCGGTCGAGCCGTTCGGGCCGGTCGGCAACGTGCTGGAGGCCAGCGGTACCGAAGACCAGGTGATCGAGGCACTCGCCGGTGCCGAGGCCGTCGTCACGCAGATGGCTCCGTTCACCAAAAAGGTCTTCGCCGCCGCACCGGAGCTCAAGCTCGTGTCGGTGTGCCGAGGCGGGCCGGTGAACGTCGACCTCACCGCCGCCACCGAGGCGGGCGTCGCCGTCACCTACGCGCCGGGTCGCAACGCGGGCGCGGCGGCCGAGTTCGCCGTCGGCATGATCCTCGCCGCGATGCGGCGGATCTCGACGTCCTCGGCGGAACTGCTCGCCGGTACCTGGCGCGGCGACTACTACGCCTACGACCAGGCCGGGCTCGAGCTGGGCGGCACCACCGTCGGCCTCGTCGGATACGGCGCGATCGGGTCCCGGGTCACCAAGGTGCTCGTCGCGTTCGGGGCGAACGTCCTGGTGACTGACCCGTACGCCGACCGTGCCGCGGTCGAGGCCGATGGCGCACAGCTTGTCGAGCTGGACGAGCTGCTCCGGCAGAGTCGCGTCGTGAGCCTGCACGCACGGCTCACCGAGGAGACCCGGCACCTCATCAACGCGAGCAAACTCGACCTTCTGCCGGAGGGCGCGGTCCTCGTGAACACCGCCCGCGGCGGCCTGCTCGACTACGCGCCGCTGCCCGAGGCTCTGCGTTCCGGTCGGCTCGGCGCGCTCGCGCTGGACGTCTACGACGTCGAGCCGCCGCCGGCGGACTGGGCGCTGCGCGATGCGCCCAACGTGATCGCGACCCCGCACCTCGCCGGCGCGAGCAGGCAGACCGCTGAGCGGGCGGCCGCGATCGTCGCCGCGGAGGTCGGCCGGTACGCGCGCGGCGAGCAGCTCGCCAACCTCGCGAATCCTGAGGTGCTGGAGCGACGGCCGTGA
- a CDS encoding FGGY family carbohydrate kinase, with product MIVGVDIGTSLTKAVVFDEDGSSIASACTPSEVHHLPGGRVEQDLDQVVGTVATVVREVAAALPEPVSALALTGQGDGLWLRDETGAAVHPAISWLDGRANTVLAKWQADGVTAEVFRRTGSGMFPGCTAAIMSYLDTHEPEVLDRAAVAGYCVDAVLQRLTGEITVDVSDASLPFLNPATRSYDDGAIEACGLGHRRSLFAKPAPAKSVFRLDRRGADLLGLPVGLPVTAGPFDLPASAIGAGVRKPGDGILTAGTTLACQVLTADPAFDPEAEPAGMFLCTPDEHEYLHAMPAMVGTAGIDWACELLGISVEEIDPLLASSKPGARGVRALPFLSVSGERAPFVDAGARAQFSGLSLETGRADLVRALCESIAYAARHCFEAAGLSGQLYACGGGVRSPEWLQIFADVLGRPVVIPSDPGVGARGAVLTAADALGRPYDRDRWAANSRTVEARAENVADYERGYADYQASLSAARGLWRL from the coding sequence GTGATAGTCGGGGTCGACATCGGGACGTCGCTCACCAAGGCCGTGGTGTTCGACGAGGACGGCAGCTCCATCGCGAGCGCGTGCACGCCGTCCGAGGTGCACCACCTTCCGGGCGGCCGGGTCGAGCAGGATCTCGACCAGGTTGTCGGCACGGTCGCGACGGTGGTGCGCGAGGTCGCGGCCGCGCTGCCCGAACCGGTGTCCGCGTTGGCGTTGACCGGACAGGGCGACGGGCTCTGGCTCCGCGACGAGACGGGTGCCGCGGTGCACCCGGCCATCTCATGGCTCGATGGCCGGGCGAACACTGTGCTCGCGAAATGGCAGGCTGACGGCGTGACCGCGGAAGTCTTCCGCCGCACCGGTTCCGGCATGTTCCCCGGCTGCACCGCGGCCATCATGTCCTATTTGGACACTCATGAGCCCGAGGTGCTCGACCGCGCCGCGGTGGCCGGATACTGCGTCGACGCGGTGTTGCAGCGGCTCACCGGCGAGATCACGGTCGACGTTTCGGATGCCTCGCTGCCATTCTTGAACCCGGCCACCCGCAGCTACGACGATGGTGCGATCGAGGCCTGCGGTCTGGGCCATCGTCGTTCCCTGTTCGCGAAACCGGCCCCGGCGAAGTCGGTCTTCCGCCTCGACCGGCGCGGTGCCGATTTGCTCGGGCTGCCAGTAGGACTGCCGGTCACCGCAGGGCCTTTCGACCTGCCGGCCAGCGCAATCGGTGCTGGCGTACGGAAACCGGGCGACGGAATCCTCACCGCAGGCACTACGCTCGCCTGCCAGGTGCTCACTGCTGATCCCGCTTTCGACCCTGAAGCGGAACCGGCGGGCATGTTCCTGTGCACGCCCGACGAGCACGAATACCTGCACGCGATGCCAGCGATGGTCGGTACGGCAGGCATCGATTGGGCCTGCGAATTGCTGGGCATCAGCGTCGAGGAAATCGACCCGCTGCTGGCGAGCAGCAAGCCAGGCGCTCGCGGGGTACGTGCCCTGCCGTTCCTTTCGGTATCCGGCGAACGCGCGCCGTTCGTCGACGCCGGAGCGCGCGCACAATTCTCCGGGCTGAGCCTGGAAACCGGCCGGGCCGATCTGGTGCGGGCGCTCTGCGAGTCGATCGCTTACGCCGCACGGCATTGCTTTGAAGCCGCCGGCCTGTCGGGGCAGCTCTATGCCTGCGGCGGAGGAGTCCGCTCGCCCGAATGGCTGCAGATTTTCGCCGATGTACTCGGCCGTCCGGTCGTGATCCCGAGCGACCCCGGCGTCGGCGCCCGCGGTGCCGTGCTCACTGCCGCGGACGCGCTGGGAAGGCCGTACGATCGGGACCGCTGGGCCGCGAACTCGCGAACGGTCGAGGCCCGGGCCGAAAATGTGGCTGATTACGAGCGCGGTTACGCCGACTACCAGGCTTCCCTGTCTGCCGCGCGCGGACTGTGGAGGCTGTGA
- a CDS encoding class II aldolase/adducin family protein: MILENERAAVCEYARRLTADGLVVGTSGNVSARAGDLVAVTPTGVDYAALTPADIPVVDLNGNPADGSLKPTSELPMHLAVYTRAVDPESAPVNAVVHTHSVHATAVSTLVTEVPPIHYMLAAIGPTARVAPYSTYGTTELADAMLVALADRRGCLLANHGTITYGDSLSSAYSRAQQLEWVCQVWLVARSAGSPGLLPPAEIEHVVEKLKGYGQR, from the coding sequence ATGATCCTGGAGAACGAGCGTGCCGCAGTGTGCGAGTACGCCCGCCGCCTGACCGCGGACGGCTTGGTCGTCGGCACGTCGGGCAACGTGTCCGCGCGGGCAGGCGACCTGGTCGCAGTCACCCCGACCGGCGTCGACTACGCCGCCCTCACGCCCGCCGACATCCCCGTGGTGGACCTCAACGGCAACCCCGCGGACGGTTCCCTGAAGCCGACGAGCGAACTCCCGATGCACTTGGCCGTGTACACCCGGGCCGTCGATCCGGAGTCCGCCCCGGTGAACGCGGTGGTGCACACGCATTCAGTGCACGCCACCGCAGTGTCCACTTTGGTCACCGAAGTCCCGCCGATCCACTACATGCTCGCGGCCATCGGCCCCACGGCCCGTGTGGCCCCGTACTCGACCTACGGCACCACCGAGCTTGCCGACGCCATGCTGGTGGCCTTGGCCGATCGCCGAGGCTGCCTCCTGGCGAACCACGGCACGATCACTTACGGCGACTCGTTGTCGAGTGCGTATAGCCGTGCTCAGCAATTGGAATGGGTGTGCCAGGTGTGGCTGGTGGCCCGTTCCGCCGGTAGCCCGGGTTTGTTGCCGCCAGCGGAAATCGAGCATGTGGTGGAGAAGCTGAAGGGATACGGCCAACGCTGA